In Campylobacter sp. MIT 99-7217, a genomic segment contains:
- a CDS encoding ComF family protein, with the protein MRCFNCGSFTLLDFCHHCENELGELSLGARDLDDESGKLRVYSFYKYSDIKHLLHSKHKFYGYFVYNFLAKLSFKRFHEFFAYEGKISAIALDDRVENALYSHSAILLKNLKSKNITIQFNALHAQNKIKYSGKSLNFRKKNKRNYKLLKKINSPVILVDDIVTTGTSMLEAKKVLEKNKISVLFGLVLADAKE; encoded by the coding sequence TTGAGGTGCTTTAACTGCGGAAGTTTTACCTTGCTTGATTTTTGCCATCATTGCGAAAATGAGCTTGGTGAGCTTTCTTTAGGTGCAAGAGATCTTGATGATGAGAGTGGCAAACTTAGGGTTTATTCTTTCTATAAATATTCTGATATAAAGCATCTTTTGCATTCAAAACATAAATTTTATGGGTATTTTGTTTATAATTTTTTAGCAAAGCTCAGTTTTAAGAGATTTCATGAATTTTTTGCTTATGAGGGCAAAATCAGTGCCATAGCTCTTGATGATAGGGTTGAAAATGCTTTGTATTCACATTCTGCTATACTTTTAAAAAATCTTAAAAGCAAAAATATCACTATACAATTTAACGCTTTGCACGCTCAAAATAAGATTAAGTATTCTGGCAAGAGTCTTAATTTTCGCAAGAAAAATAAAAGAAATTATAAACTTTTAAAAAAGATTAATTCGCCGGTGATCTTAGTTGATGACATTGTAACAACCGGAACGAGCATGCTTGAAGCAAAGAAAGTTTTAGAAAAAAACAAAATTTCTGTGCTTTTTGGTTTGGTTTTAGCTGATGCAAAAGAATAA
- the gyrA gene encoding DNA gyrase subunit A, whose product MENILNKDSDIEVVDIENSIKSSYLDYSMSVIIGRALPDARDGLKPVHRRILYAMNDLNVGSRSPYKKSARIVGDVIGKYHPHGDTAVYDALVRMAQSFSMRYPSVDGQGNFGSIDGDGAAAMRYTEARMTILAEELLRDIDKDTVDFTPNYDDSMQEPDVLPARVPNLLLNGSSGIAVGMATNIPPHSLNELIDGLLHLLDNKEASLEELMGFIKGPDFPTGGIIYGKKGIIEAYRTGRGRVKIRAKTHIEKKSNKDVIVIDELPYQTNKARLIEQIAELVKEKQIEGIAEVRDESDREGIRVVIELKREAMSEIVLNNLFKSTTMESTFGVIMLAIYNKEPKIFTLKELLNLFLNHRKTIIIRRSIFELQKARARAHILEGLKIALDHIEEVIKLIRASADNAEAKEGLMAKFGLSELQSNAILEMRLSRLTGLEREKIDNELAELIKEIARLEELLKSETLLENLIREELKEIRSKFDVPRITQIEDDYDDIEIEDLIPNENMVVTITHRGYIKRVPSKQYEKQKRGGKGKVAVTTYDDDFIESFFTANTHDTLMFVTDRGQLYWLKVYKIPEGSRTAKGKAVVNLINLQADEKIKAIIPTSDFNSDKSLCFFTKNGLVKRTNLSEYQNIRSVGVRAINLDENDELVTAIVVLKDEEELKFEASLSNESFEQISDELAKNSEEKAGKMLFVVTKKGMCIKFNLARVREIGRVARGVSAIKFKEKDDEVVGAVFIENDEQEILSISQKGIGKRTNAGEYRLQSRGGKGVICMKLTDKTKDLIGVVIVDESMDLMALTSSGKMIRVDMHSIRKAGRNTSGVIVVNVENDEVVSVAKCPKEENEEDSEISEETNS is encoded by the coding sequence ATGGAAAATATTTTGAATAAAGATTCAGATATAGAAGTTGTGGATATAGAAAATTCCATTAAGAGTAGTTATCTTGATTATTCTATGAGTGTTATTATAGGGCGTGCTTTGCCTGATGCAAGAGACGGACTTAAGCCTGTTCATAGGCGTATTTTGTATGCTATGAATGATCTTAATGTAGGAAGCAGAAGCCCTTACAAAAAATCTGCTCGTATCGTGGGTGATGTCATCGGTAAATACCACCCGCACGGCGATACAGCTGTTTATGATGCCCTTGTTCGTATGGCTCAAAGCTTTTCTATGCGTTATCCAAGTGTTGATGGACAAGGAAACTTTGGCTCGATTGACGGAGACGGTGCTGCTGCTATGCGTTATACTGAGGCTAGAATGACGATTTTGGCTGAAGAGCTTTTACGCGATATTGATAAAGATACGGTTGATTTTACGCCAAATTATGATGATTCTATGCAAGAGCCTGATGTTTTGCCTGCTCGTGTGCCAAATTTACTTTTAAATGGCTCAAGCGGTATAGCTGTTGGTATGGCTACAAATATCCCTCCACATAGCTTAAATGAGCTTATAGACGGACTTTTGCATTTGCTTGATAATAAAGAAGCAAGTTTAGAAGAGCTTATGGGCTTTATCAAAGGACCTGATTTTCCAACCGGAGGTATTATTTATGGCAAAAAGGGCATTATAGAGGCTTACCGCACAGGAAGAGGCAGGGTTAAGATAAGGGCAAAAACCCATATAGAAAAAAAGTCAAATAAAGATGTTATCGTTATTGATGAATTGCCTTATCAAACCAACAAAGCAAGGCTTATAGAGCAAATTGCCGAACTTGTCAAAGAAAAGCAAATTGAAGGCATTGCTGAAGTTCGAGATGAAAGCGATAGAGAGGGCATTCGTGTTGTGATCGAGCTTAAACGCGAGGCGATGAGCGAGATCGTGCTTAATAATCTTTTCAAATCAACCACCATGGAAAGTACCTTTGGCGTTATAATGCTTGCTATTTATAACAAAGAGCCAAAGATTTTTACCCTTAAAGAGCTTTTAAATTTATTTTTAAATCACAGAAAAACGATCATCATCAGGCGTTCTATTTTCGAGTTGCAAAAGGCTAGGGCTAGGGCTCATATCTTGGAAGGTCTTAAAATAGCTCTTGATCATATAGAAGAAGTGATCAAGCTTATCCGTGCAAGCGCTGATAATGCTGAGGCTAAAGAGGGCTTAATGGCTAAATTTGGGCTAAGCGAACTTCAGTCAAATGCGATCTTAGAAATGAGACTTTCCCGTCTTACAGGGCTTGAAAGAGAAAAGATAGATAATGAATTAGCCGAGCTTATCAAAGAAATCGCAAGGCTTGAGGAGCTTTTAAAAAGTGAAACTTTGCTTGAAAACTTAATCCGCGAGGAGCTTAAGGAAATCAGGTCTAAATTTGATGTGCCTCGTATTACTCAAATCGAAGATGATTACGATGATATAGAAATCGAGGATTTGATACCAAATGAAAATATGGTCGTTACTATAACGCATAGAGGTTATATCAAAAGAGTGCCTAGCAAGCAGTATGAAAAGCAAAAAAGAGGCGGCAAGGGTAAGGTCGCAGTAACTACTTATGATGATGATTTCATAGAAAGCTTTTTTACAGCAAACACTCACGATACGCTGATGTTTGTAACTGATCGCGGTCAGCTTTATTGGCTAAAAGTTTATAAGATCCCTGAGGGAAGTAGGACGGCTAAGGGTAAGGCTGTGGTTAATCTCATAAATTTACAAGCTGATGAGAAGATCAAGGCTATCATACCAACGAGCGATTTTAATTCTGATAAATCTTTATGTTTCTTTACTAAAAACGGGCTTGTCAAACGCACAAATTTAAGCGAGTATCAAAATATAAGAAGCGTTGGAGTAAGGGCTATAAATTTAGATGAAAATGATGAATTAGTAACGGCTATCGTTGTTTTAAAAGATGAAGAAGAGCTTAAATTTGAAGCAAGTCTTAGCAATGAAAGCTTTGAGCAAATAAGCGATGAGCTGGCTAAAAATAGCGAAGAAAAAGCAGGTAAAATGCTCTTTGTGGTTACTAAAAAAGGCATGTGTATTAAATTTAATCTTGCAAGAGTAAGAGAAATAGGGCGTGTGGCTCGTGGAGTGAGTGCGATTAAATTTAAGGAAAAAGATGATGAGGTGGTTGGAGCTGTCTTTATAGAAAATGATGAGCAAGAAATCTTAAGCATTAGCCAAAAGGGTATAGGAAAACGCACTAATGCTGGTGAATATCGCTTGCAAAGTAGGGGCGGTAAGGGCGTCATTTGTATGAAGCTTACTGATAAGACTAAGGATTTAATCGGTGTTGTTATCGTTGATGAAAGTATGGATTTAATGGCACTTACAAGCTCTGGCAAGATGATAAGAGTTGATATGCACAGCATAAGAAAGGCTGGACGCAATACAAGTGGCGTTATCGTTGTGAATGTTGAAAATGATGAGGTGGTAAGCGTTGCAAAATGTCCTAAGGAAGAAAATGAAGAGGATAGTGAAATAAGCGAAGAAACAAATTCGTAA
- a CDS encoding LPP20 family lipoprotein — MKNLTLMLFIALMVSGCVVAPKGKTAAASNFTNPLGTSTGTSATSSSTSASPDIVVQKVDKDDVRDIIKQEKMLALDSSENELSFGAVGEGIAPLNTVSPAQALALAKRAALADGYRQLASKLYGVKVNGKDTVKDAMLKSSVIDASVNGLIKNASIVDEDFNQGLYRVNLELKIDADKWKELFAY, encoded by the coding sequence ATGAAAAACTTAACTTTAATGCTTTTCATAGCTTTAATGGTGAGTGGGTGTGTTGTAGCGCCTAAGGGTAAAACCGCGGCAGCTTCTAATTTCACAAATCCTCTAGGAACAAGCACGGGTACTTCAGCAACTTCAAGTAGTACAAGTGCTTCTCCTGATATCGTCGTTCAAAAGGTTGATAAGGACGATGTTCGTGATATTATCAAACAAGAAAAAATGCTTGCTTTAGATAGTAGTGAAAATGAACTTAGCTTTGGTGCAGTGGGTGAGGGTATCGCTCCTTTAAATACAGTTTCACCAGCCCAAGCTCTTGCCCTTGCAAAAAGAGCAGCCCTAGCTGATGGTTACCGCCAGCTTGCAAGTAAGCTTTATGGCGTGAAAGTAAATGGTAAAGATACCGTAAAGGATGCGATGCTTAAAAGCTCAGTTATCGATGCTTCGGTTAATGGTTTGATCAAAAATGCAAGTATCGTTGATGAGGATTTTAACCAAGGACTTTATAGAGTCAATTTAGAACTCAAAATAGATGCTGATAAGTGGAAAGAATTATTTGCTTACTGA
- a CDS encoding AEC family transporter has translation MFVLEPLFTIFSLLMGGYVAKRIYVLKQKQARAFLDFVIVFALPCLIFDKSYHLKFDFSLIVYVLMGFSSCLIAAFLSVFIGFVCKFSKATLVSMFLLSAFGNTIFIGLPIISSLYPAQNQFVSEVIFYDALATALPMSLFGPFVISLASKTKIDFMQNVKKILLFPPFIALALGFACKLISLPELIFLPIKMFGDAATPTALFAIGLGLSFATIKSSYKATFLVILAKMLLAPLIFILILKLFSMQTTPSAIVAIFESSVPTMTLASAMIIKAKLDTNLAISSIAFGVLFAFVSMPLLVWILF, from the coding sequence ATGTTTGTCCTAGAGCCATTATTTACGATATTTTCTCTACTTATGGGAGGATATGTTGCAAAGCGAATTTATGTCTTAAAACAAAAACAAGCAAGAGCCTTTCTTGACTTTGTTATCGTCTTTGCTCTGCCTTGCTTGATCTTTGACAAAAGCTATCATCTTAAATTTGACTTTTCCCTTATCGTTTATGTTTTAATGGGCTTTAGCTCCTGCTTGATCGCTGCATTTTTAAGCGTATTTATAGGTTTTGTATGCAAATTTTCTAAGGCTACCTTAGTGAGCATGTTTTTACTCTCAGCCTTTGGAAATACTATATTTATAGGACTGCCTATCATTTCATCTTTATATCCTGCACAAAATCAGTTTGTCAGCGAAGTGATCTTTTATGATGCTCTTGCAACGGCTTTGCCTATGAGTCTTTTTGGTCCCTTTGTTATATCCTTAGCCAGCAAAACAAAGATTGATTTCATGCAAAATGTAAAAAAGATCTTACTTTTTCCGCCATTTATAGCTCTGGCTTTAGGTTTTGCGTGCAAGCTTATAAGCTTGCCTGAGTTAATCTTTTTGCCTATCAAGATGTTTGGGGATGCAGCCACGCCTACTGCTTTATTTGCCATAGGCTTAGGACTTAGCTTTGCAACGATAAAATCAAGCTACAAAGCAACTTTTTTAGTCATCTTAGCAAAAATGCTTCTAGCACCCTTGATCTTTATCTTGATTTTAAAGCTTTTTTCCATGCAAACAACGCCATCAGCCATAGTAGCCATTTTTGAATCCTCTGTGCCTACGATGACTTTAGCAAGTGCGATGATCATTAAGGCTAAGCTTGATACAAATTTAGCGATCAGCTCCATTGCCTTTGGAGTGCTTTTTGCCTTTGTTTCTATGCCTTTGCTTGTTTGGATTTTATTTTAG
- a CDS encoding flagellin has translation MSLRINTNIGALNAHTNAVITSRELDNSLARLSSGLRINSAKDDASGMAIADQLRSQASTLGQAINNGNDAIGILQTADKAMDEQIKILDMIKTKATQAAQDGQSLKTRNMLQADINRLMEELDNIANTTVFNGKQLLSGGFINQEFQIGSSSNQTIKATIGPTMSSKIGVTRFETGENITAAGIAQMVIKNYDGVDDFQFADVIISTSSGTGIGVLAEEINRVADKTGVRASFNVTTKGVFPIKAGNTTTDFAINGVTIGQIDYKAADENGQLVSAINAVKDTTGVEASKDANGMLVLTSREGRGIAISGNIGGGAGIMLGQYENYGRLSLVKNSGQDISISGTGFGFDLNAGSFVTQTSISLRDSKGTLDAQMADATGFNAYPGGSKFIITQTISDYMSTAGSGFTAGSGYSIGSGNDFSALLAQNTLVVSATSQYSQAYMVSAGSGYSAGSGRSNFAFLRATSVGLDIADKTSGVTTLKGAMAVMDIAETAILNLDQTRADIGSAQQQLEVTINNISVTQVNVKSAESTIRDVDFASESANFSKQNILSQSGSYALAQANQVQQNVLRLLQ, from the coding sequence ATGAGTTTAAGGATTAACACAAATATAGGTGCATTAAATGCACATACCAACGCAGTTATCACCTCAAGAGAATTAGATAACTCGCTTGCAAGACTAAGTTCAGGTCTTAGGATCAACTCAGCTAAAGATGATGCTTCAGGCATGGCTATAGCTGATCAGCTTCGCTCTCAAGCCTCAACACTAGGTCAAGCTATCAACAATGGTAATGACGCCATAGGTATCTTGCAAACTGCTGATAAGGCTATGGACGAGCAAATCAAAATTTTGGACATGATCAAAACAAAGGCAACACAAGCAGCCCAAGATGGTCAAAGTCTTAAAACAAGAAACATGCTTCAAGCAGATATCAACCGCCTTATGGAAGAACTTGACAATATCGCTAATACCACAGTTTTCAACGGCAAACAGCTTTTAAGTGGTGGCTTTATCAACCAAGAATTTCAAATTGGTTCAAGTTCAAACCAAACCATAAAAGCAACCATAGGTCCTACGATGTCAAGTAAGATAGGGGTTACTCGCTTTGAAACAGGAGAAAATATCACAGCTGCTGGTATAGCTCAAATGGTCATCAAGAACTATGATGGCGTTGATGATTTTCAGTTTGCTGATGTCATCATTTCAACCTCATCAGGAACAGGCATAGGCGTTTTAGCCGAAGAAATCAACAGAGTTGCTGATAAAACAGGGGTAAGAGCAAGTTTTAATGTAACCACTAAGGGTGTTTTTCCTATCAAGGCTGGAAATACAACAACTGATTTTGCGATCAATGGCGTTACTATAGGACAAATCGACTATAAGGCTGCTGATGAAAATGGACAGCTTGTCTCAGCGATCAATGCTGTAAAAGATACTACAGGCGTTGAAGCTTCAAAAGATGCCAATGGTATGCTAGTTTTAACTTCAAGAGAGGGTCGTGGTATTGCTATCAGTGGAAATATAGGTGGTGGAGCAGGTATCATGCTTGGACAATACGAAAATTATGGTCGCTTAAGTTTAGTTAAAAATAGCGGTCAAGATATTTCTATAAGTGGAACAGGCTTTGGCTTTGATTTAAATGCTGGCAGCTTCGTAACCCAAACTTCTATATCTTTAAGAGATAGCAAGGGAACTTTAGATGCTCAAATGGCTGATGCTACAGGATTTAACGCATATCCTGGTGGTTCTAAATTTATCATAACACAAACGATTTCAGATTACATGAGTACAGCAGGTTCTGGCTTTACAGCAGGTTCTGGTTATTCTATAGGATCAGGTAATGACTTTTCTGCCTTGCTTGCTCAAAATACTCTAGTTGTTTCAGCCACCTCGCAATACTCACAAGCGTATATGGTTTCTGCGGGTTCAGGTTATTCTGCTGGCTCAGGTAGATCAAATTTCGCCTTTTTAAGAGCAACTTCAGTAGGTCTTGATATCGCTGATAAAACCTCAGGTGTTACTACACTTAAAGGTGCTATGGCTGTTATGGATATAGCTGAAACAGCTATACTTAACCTTGATCAAACTCGTGCAGATATAGGTTCAGCCCAACAACAACTTGAAGTAACGATCAACAACATAAGTGTTACTCAGGTTAATGTCAAATCAGCAGAATCAACAATAAGAGATGTAGACTTTGCTAGCGAATCAGCAAATTTCTCAAAACAAAATATCCTTTCACAATCAGGCTCATATGCACTAGCCCAAGCAAATCAAGTGCAACAAAATGTCCTAAGACTACTTCAATAA
- a CDS encoding cation diffusion facilitator family transporter: MLAQKATIVASLCALFLALIKFIVGMLSSSVAVLASAIDSLMDFVISIFNFLALKKSSQKANENYNFGFSKIEALMGLVEGFFIVCVGAFIFYQSIMKIYHKEEILDLNLSIFVMIFALIITALLVIFLEFVAKKTKSLIVQSDCLHYKSDFLTNLCTLVALVLIYFTNLYIIDSVFGILISLYIAFSAFKIIKKAINFLMDKALEKEVIDQIATLIKAHQQIITFHDLKTRKSPQLNYLSVHLVFSPDILLIKAHEIADTLEQDIRKQFQDQRWEFQIHLDPYDDFEEERTKQ, translated from the coding sequence ATGCTAGCTCAAAAAGCTACCATTGTTGCAAGTTTGTGTGCCTTGTTTCTTGCTTTGATAAAATTTATCGTTGGAATGCTTAGCTCAAGCGTTGCAGTTCTTGCAAGTGCTATTGATTCTTTAATGGACTTTGTTATTTCTATCTTTAACTTTCTAGCACTTAAAAAATCCTCACAAAAGGCTAATGAAAACTATAATTTCGGCTTTTCTAAGATAGAAGCACTTATGGGGCTTGTTGAGGGCTTTTTTATCGTTTGTGTAGGGGCTTTCATCTTTTATCAAAGTATCATGAAAATTTATCACAAAGAAGAAATTTTAGATTTAAATTTAAGTATTTTTGTGATGATTTTTGCCTTGATCATAACCGCTTTGCTTGTGATTTTTTTAGAATTTGTCGCTAAAAAAACAAAGAGCTTGATCGTGCAAAGTGATTGTTTGCATTATAAGAGTGATTTTTTGACCAATCTTTGCACGCTTGTGGCTTTGGTTTTGATTTATTTTACAAACTTATATATCATTGATTCGGTTTTTGGTATCTTAATCAGCCTTTATATCGCTTTTAGTGCCTTTAAAATCATCAAAAAAGCCATAAATTTCTTAATGGACAAGGCTTTAGAAAAAGAAGTCATAGATCAAATTGCAACGCTCATTAAAGCTCATCAACAAATCATCACTTTTCATGATCTTAAAACACGCAAAAGCCCACAACTAAACTATCTTAGCGTGCATCTTGTTTTCTCGCCTGATATCTTGCTTATCAAGGCTCATGAAATAGCTGATACGCTAGAACAAGACATAAGAAAGCAGTTTCAAGATCAAAGGTGGGAATTTCAAATTCATCTTGATCCTTATGATGATTTTGAAGAAGAAAGGACAAAGCAGTGA
- a CDS encoding carbon-nitrogen hydrolase — protein sequence MKQDSKDKLKIALIQQKFHGSKKASVEKTCELIQKAAKQGANLVCLGELHQSMYFCQSENVDLFDLANDFEEDVKFWASIAKKNEVVLIASLFEKRASGLYHNTAFVFEKDGSLAGKYRKMHIPDDPCFYEKFYFTEGDLGFEPINTSVGRLGVLICWDQWYPEAARLMALKGAQILIYPTAIGWFDKDSKEEKQRQLDAWLGVQRGHAIANGLFVVAINRVGFEKDESGVEAGIRFWGNSFIFGPQGEELFRANSTDEEAFIKELDLQRGEQVRRWWPFLRDRRIDFYSGLTKRFID from the coding sequence GTGAAGCAAGATAGCAAAGATAAACTAAAAATAGCACTCATACAGCAAAAATTTCACGGAAGCAAAAAAGCAAGCGTCGAAAAAACCTGCGAACTGATACAAAAAGCTGCCAAGCAAGGAGCAAATTTAGTGTGTCTTGGCGAGCTTCATCAAAGTATGTATTTTTGTCAAAGTGAAAATGTGGATTTGTTTGATTTGGCAAATGACTTTGAAGAAGATGTGAAATTTTGGGCTAGCATAGCAAAGAAAAATGAAGTTGTCTTGATCGCCTCTCTTTTTGAAAAAAGAGCTTCTGGGCTTTATCACAACACGGCTTTTGTCTTTGAAAAGGACGGCTCTTTAGCTGGAAAATACCGAAAAATGCACATTCCTGATGATCCTTGCTTTTATGAGAAATTTTATTTTACTGAGGGGGATTTGGGTTTTGAGCCTATAAATACAAGCGTTGGACGGCTTGGGGTTTTGATATGCTGGGATCAGTGGTATCCTGAAGCAGCTAGGCTCATGGCTTTAAAAGGAGCGCAAATTCTCATCTATCCAACGGCTATTGGCTGGTTTGATAAGGATAGCAAAGAAGAAAAGCAAAGACAGCTTGATGCTTGGCTTGGTGTGCAAAGAGGGCATGCCATCGCAAATGGGCTTTTTGTGGTGGCTATCAACCGCGTAGGCTTTGAAAAAGATGAAAGTGGGGTGGAAGCTGGGATTCGCTTTTGGGGGAATTCTTTTATTTTTGGACCTCAGGGTGAAGAGCTTTTTAGGGCAAATTCTACAGATGAAGAAGCTTTCATCAAAGAACTTGACTTGCAAAGAGGCGAACAGGTAAGAAGGTGGTGGCCTTTTTTAAGAGATAGGCGTATTGATTTTTATTCAGGGCTTACGAAAAGATTTATTGATTAA
- a CDS encoding YqaE/Pmp3 family membrane protein, with amino-acid sequence MRLLLAIFLPFAVFFTIGRPIAGVICLILQITFIGWLPATAWAIYALSQYKTDKKIEKALKNKEQI; translated from the coding sequence ATGAGACTTTTACTTGCAATCTTTTTGCCTTTTGCTGTGTTTTTTACTATAGGTCGCCCTATAGCTGGAGTTATTTGTTTGATACTGCAAATCACTTTTATAGGTTGGTTACCAGCAACAGCTTGGGCTATTTATGCACTATCGCAGTATAAAACTGATAAAAAGATAGAAAAGGCTTTGAAAAATAAAGAGCAAATTTAA
- a CDS encoding ammonia-forming cytochrome c nitrite reductase subunit c552, with protein sequence MNKKSLWGAIIVLVVVIVGILWLNNNITKKQNEGVGGLASKNIVELSDDNPTFDHWGQNFPDYLDMYLTVEKQKPISTEFGGNLAYSKLIRYPQLTVLWAGYPFSLDANEERGHFWIQVDQMDTARNNKDFLNAHGFKAFAGQPAACMNCHSGWTPWLINNTAKGDFVAFNSTKYWTMIKNVPAVNGFAENSPEHSGPHGGKRMGVTCADCHAPNTMELRLTRPAAINALVKFRGYEADPVTGVKASRDEMRTLVCSQCHVEYYFRPTGTKVKVMGETIADDTSKKWWDGTQKTYDEFDSWRDGNAAKEIEVAGIELVFPWGEWKKGEPFRIEMFDDYYEKARDVFAADWNHKLSGAPMIKIQHPESELYSGGVHAANGVSCADCHMPYIRKGAKKMTNHNVTSPLQDINAACKTCHNQSEDYLKAQIKDIQKSVAYDLRSAEYATVNLIMDIKNMRELLGAKDIYQKDGKADQAKISAALKEVLELHRKAQMRGDFIGAENSTGFHNPREASRMLLQAVEMAKEGQVKLVQIAAANGINDFKTSNLGFEEIQKLNPGDIRYKVDLNGHKAGDRYYEHEEINGNPPAEYLEFDKNTRPYNYKVIDKQ encoded by the coding sequence ATGAACAAAAAAAGTTTATGGGGTGCGATTATAGTTCTTGTTGTTGTAATCGTTGGAATACTTTGGTTAAATAATAATATTACCAAAAAACAAAATGAAGGAGTTGGTGGGCTTGCTTCAAAAAATATCGTTGAGCTTAGCGATGACAATCCAACTTTTGATCATTGGGGTCAAAACTTCCCTGATTATCTTGATATGTATCTTACTGTGGAAAAACAAAAGCCTATTTCTACTGAATTTGGCGGAAATTTAGCTTATTCTAAGCTTATTCGCTATCCACAACTTACTGTGCTTTGGGCAGGATATCCATTTAGCCTTGATGCAAATGAAGAAAGAGGACACTTTTGGATTCAAGTTGATCAAATGGATACAGCAAGAAATAACAAAGATTTCTTAAATGCACATGGTTTTAAAGCATTTGCTGGGCAACCTGCTGCCTGTATGAACTGCCATAGTGGTTGGACTCCTTGGCTTATCAACAACACAGCAAAAGGTGATTTTGTAGCGTTTAACTCGACCAAATATTGGACAATGATCAAGAATGTTCCTGCAGTAAATGGATTTGCAGAAAACTCACCAGAACATAGTGGTCCTCATGGTGGCAAAAGAATGGGTGTAACCTGTGCTGATTGTCATGCTCCAAATACTATGGAACTTAGACTTACTCGCCCAGCAGCTATCAATGCTTTAGTTAAATTTAGAGGTTATGAAGCTGATCCTGTTACAGGTGTAAAAGCTTCAAGAGATGAGATGAGAACTCTAGTTTGCTCACAATGCCATGTTGAGTATTATTTTAGGCCAACAGGAACAAAGGTTAAGGTCATGGGCGAAACTATAGCCGATGATACGAGCAAAAAATGGTGGGACGGCACTCAAAAAACTTATGATGAGTTTGATTCTTGGAGAGATGGAAATGCTGCCAAAGAAATCGAAGTTGCTGGTATAGAGCTTGTTTTCCCTTGGGGAGAATGGAAAAAAGGCGAACCATTTAGGATAGAAATGTTTGATGATTATTACGAAAAAGCTCGTGATGTGTTTGCAGCAGATTGGAATCATAAATTAAGTGGCGCTCCTATGATCAAAATCCAACACCCCGAAAGCGAACTTTACAGCGGTGGCGTTCATGCTGCTAATGGTGTAAGTTGTGCAGATTGTCATATGCCTTATATTAGAAAGGGTGCAAAAAAGATGACCAATCACAATGTTACCTCACCACTTCAAGATATCAACGCAGCTTGCAAAACTTGCCACAATCAAAGCGAGGATTATCTTAAAGCACAAATCAAAGATATCCAAAAATCAGTGGCTTATGATCTAAGAAGTGCTGAATATGCAACAGTTAATCTCATCATGGATATCAAAAATATGCGTGAGCTTTTAGGTGCTAAGGATATTTATCAAAAAGACGGAAAAGCCGATCAAGCAAAAATTTCAGCTGCTCTTAAAGAGGTGCTAGAACTTCATAGAAAAGCTCAAATGAGAGGCGATTTCATCGGTGCTGAAAACTCAACAGGCTTTCATAATCCAAGAGAAGCTTCAAGAATGCTTTTACAAGCTGTTGAAATGGCAAAAGAAGGACAGGTTAAACTTGTTCAAATCGCTGCAGCAAACGGCATAAATGACTTTAAAACTTCAAATTTAGGTTTTGAGGAAATCCAAAAGCTTAATCCGGGAGATATTCGCTATAAAGTGGATCTTAATGGACACAAAGCAGGAGATCGCTACTATGAACATGAAGAAATCAATGGCAATCCTCCAGCAGAGTATCTTGAGTTTGACAAAAACACAAGACCTTATAACTACAAGGTGATCGATAAACAATGA
- the nrfH gene encoding cytochrome c nitrite reductase small subunit: MKQEKTSSSLYSVFLVLIFVFFAVGFYTFYNAKGLSYFSNDSAACNNCHIMNEVYNDYLKAPHSKKIAGEPKASCNDCHLPHSFVSKWIAKAESGVGHAYAFTFKLDELPTNLSANEKSKKMVQDNCVRCHSEYVSNVINPTTDPHRDNSLKCVSCHEGVGHKRGF, encoded by the coding sequence TTGAAGCAAGAAAAAACTTCATCAAGTCTTTATAGTGTTTTTCTTGTACTCATTTTTGTGTTTTTTGCTGTGGGCTTTTACACCTTTTACAATGCTAAAGGCTTGTCCTATTTTAGCAATGATAGCGCAGCCTGTAATAACTGCCATATCATGAACGAGGTTTATAACGACTATCTTAAAGCACCACATTCAAAAAAGATAGCAGGAGAGCCAAAAGCAAGCTGTAATGACTGCCATTTGCCTCATAGTTTTGTAAGCAAGTGGATCGCAAAGGCTGAAAGTGGCGTAGGACATGCTTATGCTTTCACTTTTAAACTTGACGAACTACCTACAAACTTAAGTGCAAATGAAAAAAGTAAAAAAATGGTGCAAGACAACTGCGTTCGCTGTCATAGCGAATATGTAAGCAATGTGATCAACCCAACAACTGATCCGCATAGAGATAATTCTTTAAAATGCGTATCCTGTCATGAGGGTGTAGGTCATAAAAGAGGATTTTAA